TCGGACGAACCACTTGCGCTACCCCAAAATCACATATCTCGTCTCACTACTTCCGCTATTGACTGCTCGGGTAAAGACCAAGTATTCATCACCTTTCAGGCACATATCGGTGTTTATACGGTTTCTGCCGAATCTGGTGCCGTGCTGCGTGTCAGCTCGGATGGCACTAACTGGACCGAGTATGTTATTTTTCCCGGTCTGACCACAGGTGTGCGTTGGTCAAAAAACCCAGAAGAAATCGTCGTGGATATATCGTCTGTGGCTGCAGACAAGCCCACGGTTTATGTTCAGTGGCAGTGGACGGGCAACTGGGAGTATTTCTGGAATCTTGACGACGTGGAAATTTACGATGTGAACCCTACGGCGCGGTTCAATATTTCCATGACCAACTTTTTCTATCCTGCTTCCAGCTATGCTACACCTGCCTCGCAAATTGCGACCGACACATTTGGCTTCTTCGTCACCTTGTCGAACAAAGGATTGGAGCCAATGACCAATATCGTCGTAAAAGCGGCGGTGGAAAATACCCTGACCCAACAAGTTTTGTTTGAGGACAGTGTGGTGGTGGCTGTTCTTAATCCCGGCGTGGTTGATAGCGCCATCGATTTTTCAACCTTGTATGCGCCGGAGCTGCCGAAAGGGGAATATCTCATTCGATATGAGGTTTATGCAGATTCCATTGACTTGCGGCCTGACGACAATGTGGGCGGCAGCCCATTCATCGTGACTGATGAATACTTTGCAAAGGAGGACGAACCACAATCATATACTCGCACCGCTCAGGATATTGCTTGGAACGTTGGCAACTATTACCTCATGGGCAGTGGCACCAACGACAAATATCAAGCAACCAACGCCGTTTTTGCATTTTCGACCGACCCTGCTGAGTTGCTACTTACAGACGTAAAAGCTGCAGTTTACTTGTTCAAGGTAAACGACGACATAGCGCCTGATTTTTCCAATTTTGAAGTGAATTCTTTTCCCGGGAATAGTTTGGAATGGCTGGGTTTTGCCGATTACTCAGCGCCACCAACCATTACACCCGGACAACTTCAACAAGTGGAAATCATTGATTTTGAATCTGGTTTGCCGGGTGTTCCGCTGGAGACGGGGGGGCGTTACTTCCTCATGGTTGGCTATCCCGAAGAGGCTAAGCAGACCAACCATGCTTTCAACCGCAAAATCAAGTACTACAACACCATCAGCACGGTCATCTACACCAGCCAATGGTTTTTGGGTGGTTTTGGCGATGATTTTAGTGCTGTGGTGCGTATGTACATCAGCCTGCTCTCCACCACTGACGACAAGCCGCTGCCGGAGTCCGCGTTCAAAGTATTCCCCAACCCTGCAAGTGATATCCTCAATCTTGACCTCAATTTTGACCGGCCGACAGATGTCACCATCACAATTGCCGAATTGAGCGGTCGGGTTGTCAATATCGAAGACCGCCAAGGGGTCACAAACGAAATTCGGAAATTCAACCTCAACGGATTGGCGGCGGGCATTTACTTGGCGCGTATTGCTACAAAAGAAGGCTCGCGCACATTGAAGTTTATGGTGCAGAGATAAACCATCTCTACTCACGATTTTATTTTCAGGCGCGGGTCATCCCACTTTGATATGGGGTGGCCCGTGCCTGTTTAGCGGTTATTGGGCAAGATTTCGGTCTGCCTGTTCAAGTGCTTCAAAATCGCCTGCGCCGCTCTTTCCGAAGCCCCCCCCTGACCCAATCGCTCGCGCAATTCGGCATAGCCCGCCTGCAATTCCGCCGCTTTTTCAGGGTTCAAAATTTCGGCGAGACTGGTTTTTATATTCTCCCTATCCAATTCATCCTGAATCAGCTCTCGCACAAGCGGTCTGTCCATAATCAAATTGACCAGCGAGATATACTGGACATTGACCAATCTTTTTGCAATAAAAAAAGAAACCGGGCTTCCAGCGTAACACACCACCTCTGGCACGCCGAGCAGCGCCGCTTCCAGTGTGGAAGTGCCCGATTTCACCAACGCTGCTTTCGACTGCCGCAACAAGTTGTAGGTGTCTCCTTGCACGAGCCGCACGTTTGGATATTTTTCTAAAAAAGGTTGATAAAATTCAGCTTCCAATGATGAAGCGCCCGCGATGGCAAATTCGTGTTCGGGAAAGTCAACCGTGCTTTCCAACATTCGCGGCAAAATCCGCTGTACCTCTTGGCGGCGGCTGCCGGGAAGGAGGGTCACTAAGTTGTTCTTAGGGAGGGAGTGATTTGAAGTCACCCCTTCGCTATCTATTGCATCGAGCAAGGGATGACCGACGAACTCGACCTCGACACCGTATTTTTTGTAAAAATCAACCTCGAAAGGCAGGATGACCAGCATCTTGTCCACGTCGCGGCGAATATCGTGCACCCGCGAAGAGTGCCAAGCCCAGATTTGGGGGGAAATGTAGTAGATGACTTTTAGCCCCTGCTGTTTGGCCCATTTTGCGATGCGGAGATTGAAGCCGGGGTAATCTATCAGCACCAGTGCGTCGGGCTGTTCGGCAAGGATGTCTTTTTTGCAGAAATCAATATTGCGTAGGATGGTGCGCAGGTTTTTCGCCACTTCGAGAAAGCCCATGAAGGCAAGGTCGCGGTAGTGTTTGACCAGTTCGCCGCCAGCTGCCCGCATCAGGTCGCCTCCCCACACGCGGCATTGGACATCAGGTTTTTGCGCCTTCAAAGCCTTAATCAAATTGGAACCGTGCAAGTCGCCAGAGGCTTCGCCCGCGATGATGTAGAGTTTCATTTCTCCTCAATTTTTTGCCATCCTGTCGGAATCAGCCCATTCTGCAAGAACGCACCAATGGCGGA
This genomic interval from Saprospiraceae bacterium contains the following:
- a CDS encoding T9SS type A sorting domain-containing protein, yielding MLNQSKLLFSAAFLMLFALTSQSQAPTPFWSEDFTNGFPAGWTTTDASGQNILWTWCPDPLLGNSNAGCSPIFNDGINLQEPFKATTSSTGFMTLDSDEPLALPQNHISRLTTSAIDCSGKDQVFITFQAHIGVYTVSAESGAVLRVSSDGTNWTEYVIFPGLTTGVRWSKNPEEIVVDISSVAADKPTVYVQWQWTGNWEYFWNLDDVEIYDVNPTARFNISMTNFFYPASSYATPASQIATDTFGFFVTLSNKGLEPMTNIVVKAAVENTLTQQVLFEDSVVVAVLNPGVVDSAIDFSTLYAPELPKGEYLIRYEVYADSIDLRPDDNVGGSPFIVTDEYFAKEDEPQSYTRTAQDIAWNVGNYYLMGSGTNDKYQATNAVFAFSTDPAELLLTDVKAAVYLFKVNDDIAPDFSNFEVNSFPGNSLEWLGFADYSAPPTITPGQLQQVEIIDFESGLPGVPLETGGRYFLMVGYPEEAKQTNHAFNRKIKYYNTISTVIYTSQWFLGGFGDDFSAVVRMYISLLSTTDDKPLPESAFKVFPNPASDILNLDLNFDRPTDVTITIAELSGRVVNIEDRQGVTNEIRKFNLNGLAAGIYLARIATKEGSRTLKFMVQR
- the lpxB gene encoding lipid-A-disaccharide synthase, which gives rise to MKLYIIAGEASGDLHGSNLIKALKAQKPDVQCRVWGGDLMRAAGGELVKHYRDLAFMGFLEVAKNLRTILRNIDFCKKDILAEQPDALVLIDYPGFNLRIAKWAKQQGLKVIYYISPQIWAWHSSRVHDIRRDVDKMLVILPFEVDFYKKYGVEVEFVGHPLLDAIDSEGVTSNHSLPKNNLVTLLPGSRRQEVQRILPRMLESTVDFPEHEFAIAGASSLEAEFYQPFLEKYPNVRLVQGDTYNLLRQSKAALVKSGTSTLEAALLGVPEVVCYAGSPVSFFIAKRLVNVQYISLVNLIMDRPLVRELIQDELDRENIKTSLAEILNPEKAAELQAGYAELRERLGQGGASERAAQAILKHLNRQTEILPNNR